AAAAAGGACGTCATTGGTATCCAACAGAGCAACCAGCAGAGATTCACCCTGTCACTATTGAAGTGGAAGGAGATCATTATCAAATCTTACAGCACTGTCACCTACCATACACAATCAAAGTAAAGAATACTTGGAGTACTGACTTCCCTGCTGTACAAATGAGGATTGCACGACCGACTGACAAAATGGAAGAGATAAAAAGATTTTATGAAATAGGATTAGGCTTAAGAAGAGTTGGTGAATTTCAAGGTCACCGAGGATATAAGGGTGTGATTTACGGACTTCCTAGTCTAAATTACCACCTAGAATTTACATGTCATGTTGATGGGACACCTTGTCCAGCTCCCACAAAAGACAATCTCCTTGTCTTTTATATGCCAAATCAACAAAAGGTAAACGAAATTAAGAGTCGACTTGTTAAAATGGGTTACATGGAAGTCCAAGCAGAAAACCCTTATTGGCAAGAAGGTGGAGTGACGTTTGAGGATCCTGATGGATGGAGGATCGTATTATTTCTTTGGACAGGACTTTAAAAATAGAGAGAATTCGCCGAATGGCAACCTTAAGCAAATACAGAAGGACAGTTGATATTATAGTAAAACTTTAAAAGTCTTCCTACGTTTTTAAAAAAGAAAATTTTAAATGATTGCCCACCAGGAAGATAATGTCTATTCTACATGTGATGCTCGGTAATGTCGTTAATAAAAAGTGGCTATTAAATGAAATAGAACATAATGATGACCTCTGTCATACTTTCTTAAATGTTATGAAGTTGTATTCAGAAACAACTTATAAATCGAGAAGAGAAATGCACTATATAAAGTGCTCGCGCAGAGACAAAAAGATCGTCATCCTTAGGATGGCTATCTTTTTGTATGTTCAGGAGACTTTTGCGTTCTTTCGGACTTAAAATAAGCCCCATTAATACATAATAGCACCACCGCTCCATATCGATAAGCCAGATGAGTAATTATTAGAAAAGCAGGGTTAATCCCTGCTTTTTTATTTTGGATGTGTTAAACCTCAATGTTGATATCTTGGGATTTGAGGAATGGCAGGTGGTGACGCATGCGGGAACAGCAACGAGCATCACTTCTTCGAACGACTTCGAGCTGCGACGAGTAAACGCAGGAGCCACGAACCGCACTCTGAACGAGTATTTACGAGTTCAGAGAAGTTGAGGTCGTGCCCACGGCAAAGAAGACACCGTGAAAGCAAACGAAGTGCAGCTTGAACGGATGTCGCGCTTGTGCCTAGAGGTGCAAAGAGGACACCGTGAATGCAAGCAAAGTGCAGCTTGAACGGATGTCGCGCTTGTGCCTAGAGGTGCAAAGAGGACACCGTGAATGCAAGCAAAGTGCAGCTTGAACGGATGTCGCGCTTGTGCCTAGAGGTGCAAAGAGGACACCGTGAATGCAAGCAAAGTGCAGCTTGAACGGATGTCACACTTGTGCCCAGATGTGCAAGCATCCACCTATAATGACGAAACTCAACAACTAACTTTAACAGAGCCTTTTTTTAAAGAAAAATATTTCCTCGGCCGAATAACGTAAATTTTAAAGGTCAGTGTAAATAACTGTTATCTCTTAGTAAAATCTTGCTATTGTTATTAGGAAGAAATATTTTTTAAATTCAAGGTGAAAATAGTCAAGACTTAAGAAAATGAAGGGGTATTAACAATGGCAAAAAATTGGTACGCATTAAAAATAGAAGGTGTATTAGAGGAGTTAAAGGTTGAACCCACTAAAGGTTTAAGTAAGGAAGAAGCACATAAAAGGTTAGAGGAAAATGGCAGAAACGAATTGCCCGAAGGTGAAAAAGAACCAGCTTTCATTAAATTTTTAAAGCAATTTAATGAAGTCCTTATCTATGTTCTGATCGTTGCTGCGATTATTACTGGGCTCCTCGGTCATTACATTGATACGATCGTGATTGTATTAGTTGTTTTAATTATTGCGATTGTCGGCTTTATTCAAGAAAACCGAGCAGAAAAAGCATTAGAAGGGATAAAAAATATGTTGTCTCTTGAAGCGACAGTTTTAAGAGGTGGTAAAAAAGTTGATGTAGATTCTGCTGAACTTGTTGTAGGTGATATCGTTTATTTAAATCCTGGAGATAAAATTCCGGCAGACTTAAGAATCATTAAGGCTGAAAATTTAACAATCGAAGAGGCAGCCTTAACTGGAGAATCTACGTCGGTTGAAAAGAAGAATGAAGTCCTTGATGAAGGGACAGTACTTGGAGATCAAATCAACATGGCATTTTCAGGTACAGCGGTTACTTCAGGTACAGGGATTGGTGTAACGGTTGCAACGGGAGAAGATACGGAGATTGGGAAAATTAATAAGTCGATCTCTGAAGTGGAAGAACTCGAAACGCCACTAATTAGGCAAACATCGAAATTTGGTAAGACGGTAACCATTGTCATTTTAATCTTAGCTGTATTAATGTATATTTTTGGATACTTCTTAAGAGAGTATGCTGCTGGAGACCTTCTTCTTTCTGTTATTGGGTTAGCTGTTGCCGCGATCCCAGAAGGGCTGCCAGCGATTGTAACGATCATATTAGCGATTGGTGTCCGAGCGATGGCAGATCAAAATGCCATAGTTCGAAATTTACCATCCGTTGAAACACTCGGAGCTGTCTCAGTTATTTGTTCTGATAAAACAGGGACATTAACAAAAAATGAAATGACGTCCACAGATGTCATTGTAGAAAAAGGGACGTATGAAGTTTCAGGGAGAGGGTATGCGCCAGAAGGTGAGATCCTCTCAGACGATAAAGCCGTTGATGTTACGGAGCAAGAAGGGGTGGCAGAACTTTTAACAGTTGTAAAAACATGTAATGATGCTGCGTTAGACAAAGATGATGATGGACATTGGATCATTAACGGCGAACCGACAGAAGGCTGTCTATTAACACTTGCTGAAAAAGCAAAGGTCGATATTGAGCGAAAAGAAGTCCTTTCAAAAATACCATTTGATTCCTCTTATAAATATATGGCGACTTTAGTTGAAGAAAACGGGGAAAAAATGATTTATATTAAAGGGGCTCCAGACAGGTTATTAAGTATGAGTACAATCGATCAACCGGATTTTTGGCAAGAAAAAGTTAAAGGACTAGCTAATGAAGGTAAAAGAGTGATTGCGGCAGGATATAAAAAGGTGTCAGCAAATACGGAATCAATTGATCATGAGGATGTAAAAGAAGATGTTGTATTTTTAGGAGTGGTTGGAATCATTGATCCACCTCGAGAAGAAGCAATCACCGCGATTAAAGAGTGCAAAAGAGCGGGAATTGGCGTAAAAATGATCACCGGTGACCATAAAGACACTGCACTAGCGATCGGAAAAGATATGGGGATCACTGATAGAGATTCGGCTCTTGAAGGTAGAGAAATCGATCAATTAT
The Bacillus shivajii DNA segment above includes these coding regions:
- a CDS encoding VOC family protein, producing MRIARPTDKMEEIKRFYEIGLGLRRVGEFQGHRGYKGVIYGLPSLNYHLEFTCHVDGTPCPAPTKDNLLVFYMPNQQKVNEIKSRLVKMGYMEVQAENPYWQEGGVTFEDPDGWRIVLFLWTGL
- a CDS encoding cation-transporting P-type ATPase — its product is MAKNWYALKIEGVLEELKVEPTKGLSKEEAHKRLEENGRNELPEGEKEPAFIKFLKQFNEVLIYVLIVAAIITGLLGHYIDTIVIVLVVLIIAIVGFIQENRAEKALEGIKNMLSLEATVLRGGKKVDVDSAELVVGDIVYLNPGDKIPADLRIIKAENLTIEEAALTGESTSVEKKNEVLDEGTVLGDQINMAFSGTAVTSGTGIGVTVATGEDTEIGKINKSISEVEELETPLIRQTSKFGKTVTIVILILAVLMYIFGYFLREYAAGDLLLSVIGLAVAAIPEGLPAIVTIILAIGVRAMADQNAIVRNLPSVETLGAVSVICSDKTGTLTKNEMTSTDVIVEKGTYEVSGRGYAPEGEILSDDKAVDVTEQEGVAELLTVVKTCNDAALDKDDDGHWIINGEPTEGCLLTLAEKAKVDIERKEVLSKIPFDSSYKYMATLVEENGEKMIYIKGAPDRLLSMSTIDQPDFWQEKVKGLANEGKRVIAAGYKKVSANTESIDHEDVKEDVVFLGVVGIIDPPREEAITAIKECKRAGIGVKMITGDHKDTALAIGKDMGITDRDSALEGREIDQLSDEELAEAVQKYDIFARTSPENKLKLVQALQKNDFICSMTGDGVNDAPALKQADIGVAMGIKGTEVAKESSEMVLVDDNFNTIFNAVKEGRKVYDNLKKTILFILPTNGAQAFVFIASILLGLAMPLTPVQILWVNMVVAVTLSLAIAFERLEKETMDKPPRNPNARLLSNYYIFRILFVSLLIGGGTLLVNMNMAGTGTYNQEYLFTITLNTIVIAQLFYLFNCRKETGFALRKDEFFSNKAVFKVSGILILLQLAITYLPFMNNIFDTSPLLINDWLYPILLGITVFIVVEIEKTITRKITEQ